One Streptomyces hundungensis DNA segment encodes these proteins:
- a CDS encoding sugar kinase, translated as MVTFVPTRPGRLADVPAFARTIGGAESNVACALAAAGHRTRWVSRVGADGFGDHLIEAIGSYGVDVRAVRRDPERPTGVYFRTADDRAADGHEVLYYRAGSAASAMAPANVPRRDLWAGRILHLSGITAALSEDCLALMSDLMARPSPDHRPSPSRSAAPLLGGPGRPLVSFDVNHRPGLWRDAVGPRVLLELARGADLVFVGEDEAEAAWGLRGADAIRAALPEPEVLVVKRGAAGATVFAREDGAAGAMGAGCHAPSPRVDVVAPVGAGDAFAAGFLSATLRGLAVRDRIRHGHLMAAAVLTVPGDLTQPPARAHADRLVALDDTAWGRLRLGPGWTGDDQEVRTR; from the coding sequence ATGGTCACCTTTGTGCCCACCCGGCCGGGCCGCCTCGCCGATGTTCCCGCCTTCGCCCGGACGATCGGCGGCGCCGAGTCCAATGTGGCCTGCGCGCTCGCCGCCGCCGGGCACCGTACGCGCTGGGTCAGCCGGGTCGGCGCGGACGGCTTCGGCGACCATCTCATCGAGGCGATCGGCTCGTACGGCGTGGACGTCCGCGCGGTGCGCCGCGACCCGGAGCGGCCCACCGGGGTCTACTTCCGCACCGCCGACGACCGTGCGGCCGACGGGCACGAGGTCCTCTACTACCGCGCCGGTTCGGCCGCCTCCGCGATGGCGCCGGCGAACGTGCCCCGGCGCGATCTGTGGGCGGGGCGCATCCTGCACCTCTCCGGTATCACCGCCGCGCTCTCCGAGGACTGCCTCGCCCTGATGAGCGACCTCATGGCCCGCCCGTCGCCCGACCACCGCCCCTCACCGAGCCGTTCCGCGGCGCCCCTTCTTGGTGGCCCCGGCCGCCCCCTCGTCTCCTTCGACGTCAACCACCGTCCCGGGCTGTGGCGGGACGCGGTCGGTCCGCGGGTCCTGCTGGAGCTGGCGCGCGGGGCGGACCTCGTCTTCGTGGGCGAGGACGAGGCGGAGGCCGCCTGGGGGCTGCGCGGAGCCGACGCGATCCGCGCGGCCCTGCCCGAGCCGGAGGTGCTCGTGGTCAAGCGCGGCGCAGCCGGTGCGACGGTCTTCGCCCGCGAGGACGGGGCCGCCGGCGCCATGGGTGCCGGGTGCCACGCGCCGTCCCCGCGGGTCGACGTCGTCGCCCCCGTCGGCGCGGGCGACGCGTTCGCCGCCGGGTTCCTCTCCGCCACCCTGCGGGGCCTGGCCGTACGCGACCGCATCCGGCACGGCCACCTCATGGCCGCCGCCGTGCTCACCGTCCCCGGCGACCTCACCCAGCCACCGGCACGCGCACACGCCGACCGGCTCGTGGCCCTGGACGACACCGCCTGGGGGAGACTTCGTCTCGGCCCCGGCTGGACGGGGGACGACCAGGAGGTACGTACGAGATGA
- a CDS encoding alanine racemase, whose product MAGTDRTANLAALGAERVDHRFKGLPPDAEGLTVAELAAERRNLFTGGFTTPVLALSAEAVEHNLALLETYAQRHGLAFAPHGKTSMAPQLFARQIERGAWGITLAVPHQVRVARAFGTERIFLANELVDAAALRWIAGELERDEAFEFICYVDSVRGVELMDQALRGSARRLDVVVELAAGEDARTGVRTEAECARVADAVAATGTLRLVGVAGYEGEVPRADPERVRAYLDRLVALAVAFDRAGRFAGLGVEEIVLSAGGSAWFDTVASAFADVPQLSLPVLKLLRSGAYVSHDDGHYRRLTPFNRVPSEGALRPAFQLWAQVVSRPSPEQAFVNAGKRDAAYDLDLPVAQVVRDAVTGVVREASGITVTGLSDQHGWLRTEGDVSLAVGDWVGFGLSHPCTVFDKWVLLPLTERDGTVADYIRTYF is encoded by the coding sequence GTGGCAGGCACCGATCGCACAGCCAATCTCGCGGCACTGGGCGCCGAACGCGTCGACCACCGTTTCAAGGGGCTGCCGCCGGACGCGGAGGGGCTGACCGTCGCCGAGCTCGCCGCCGAGCGCCGCAACCTGTTCACGGGCGGCTTCACCACGCCGGTCCTCGCGCTGTCCGCCGAGGCCGTCGAGCACAACCTCGCTCTCCTGGAGACGTACGCGCAACGCCACGGGCTGGCCTTCGCGCCGCACGGCAAGACCTCGATGGCGCCCCAGCTCTTCGCCCGCCAGATCGAGCGCGGCGCCTGGGGGATCACCCTCGCCGTGCCCCACCAGGTGCGGGTGGCGCGGGCGTTCGGGACCGAGCGGATCTTCCTCGCCAACGAACTCGTCGACGCGGCGGCGCTGCGCTGGATCGCCGGGGAGCTGGAGCGGGACGAGGCGTTCGAGTTCATCTGCTACGTCGACTCGGTGCGCGGCGTCGAGCTGATGGACCAGGCGCTGCGGGGCTCCGCGCGACGGCTGGACGTCGTGGTCGAGCTCGCCGCGGGCGAGGACGCGCGGACCGGGGTGCGCACGGAGGCCGAGTGCGCGCGGGTCGCCGACGCGGTGGCGGCCACCGGCACGCTGCGGCTCGTCGGCGTCGCGGGGTACGAGGGCGAGGTGCCGCGGGCCGATCCCGAGCGGGTACGCGCCTATCTCGACCGCCTGGTCGCGCTCGCGGTCGCCTTCGACCGGGCGGGGCGGTTCGCGGGGCTCGGGGTCGAGGAGATCGTGCTCAGCGCGGGGGGCTCCGCGTGGTTCGACACGGTGGCGTCGGCCTTCGCCGATGTGCCCCAACTCTCGCTCCCCGTACTGAAGTTGCTCCGTTCCGGGGCGTACGTCTCGCACGACGACGGGCACTACCGAAGGCTCACGCCGTTCAACCGGGTCCCCTCCGAGGGGGCCCTGCGGCCCGCCTTCCAGCTCTGGGCGCAGGTCGTCTCCCGTCCCTCGCCGGAGCAGGCGTTCGTCAACGCGGGCAAGCGGGACGCGGCGTACGACCTCGACCTGCCGGTCGCGCAGGTGGTGCGGGACGCGGTGACGGGGGTGGTACGGGAGGCCTCCGGGATCACGGTGACGGGGCTTTCCGATCAGCACGGGTGGTTGCGGACGGAGGGGGATGTGTCGTTGGCCGTCGG